In Deltaproteobacteria bacterium, the following proteins share a genomic window:
- a CDS encoding nitroreductase family deazaflavin-dependent oxidoreductase, producing ERYVAREADGAERDRLWRLATKLYSGYEEYQARAINRRIPVIVLEPAKR from the coding sequence CGAGCGGTACGTCGCCCGCGAGGCCGACGGTGCCGAGCGCGACCGTCTCTGGAGACTCGCGACGAAGCTCTACTCCGGCTACGAGGAATACCAGGCGCGTGCGATCAATCGCCGCATTCCGGTCATCGTGCTCGAACCTGCCAAGCGCTAA